GTATCATCTCAGGTTAAATTGAAATACAAGCCAAAATCCTATTCCGAATACCTTAATTTCTTGGGCTTTCAAAATTTGGGGACTCGGTATTTATTTACCGACTCGGATATGCCTCTACTACATGTTTAAATGCCTGAAATATTCCCGTAAATGAAAAGAAAAAAACAATTGAAAATACCGCTTTAATCAATTTTAGCTAGCTCTTTATCTATCTGGCTAACAAGTAGTTGTATGCGTTTTTGAATGTCTTTGTAAATTCTAATAGTAAAGCGACGATTCTCTATCATACGGTTGAGCAATTCGAAATAAAGTTTTTGTTCCGATTGGTATAGCCACCACCTATTCTTTACTCCTACAAGTACTCCGTTTTCGTCAAACATCAAATGTCTATGCAATATTGGGCGCATTTCGGGTAAGTAGTGCTCGGTGTACTGCATTTCGGAGTATTCTTCTTCTAATTTTTCTATCATCTCGTAGTAGAAGTCATAAAGCGTAATAATTTGATATCTCAAGCTATCATTGCGAATTACTTCCAAACCTCTAGATTTTAAAGACTCGTAACCACTGGCATTCTGAATGGAAATGAAATTTCTCCAAAGGGTGTGGTAAGAAATGAGAAGGCTGTCTTTTTGTACTTCCTTTCCAGAAGCTAATTTCAAAAATGTAGTCGCTGCCTTAATTCCCGCCTTGTGCCCACTTATGTTCACTTCAGTATCGGATATATCAAGTTCGAGGCCATTTTTGATTTCAGTGAGGATTTTCTCCTCTGTAACCCTCAATTTTTTCTCCTCATTCCATCGGTTTAAGGCAAAGGCTAGGGTAACGCCCAGAAAGACCGAGCAAAGTTCAATGATAAAACGAGCAAGTTTGGAGGGGTTGTTTCTTTGAACTCTCACGATGGGTTGGATTGGGTAAGAAAAGTAACAAAAAAAAGACCGAACTAGGTCGGTCTTTTTATTGATGATTTATAGGATGTTATTTCTTAACAAGTCTTGATACTGCTTTTTGGTCACCGCTTTTAACAATTACAATGTAAACTCCAGCATCTTCATTGCTTAAATCGAGCTGTACTTTGTTAAACGACGCTGCAACTACAGCTTGCTGATAAACCACTCTTCCGGTAATATCAGATACTAGAATACTAGATTTTTCATCTGTCGCTAGTCCTCTAATCGTTAATTCGGCGATGTTAAAGGTGGGGTTTGGAGCTAACTCTACGCTAAGTTCACCTGCGCTATATTGCATTCCAGCGGAAGCCGTAGTGTTGGCACTAGAGATGTTAACAGTATAATCTTCAACCTCCCCGTAGCTGAACGTTTCACAAGGACTCTGTGCGCCATTATACTTCATGCTTACTCTTAGGCGAGTATTTCCATTTAAGGCGCTACTCGGGATGGTAAAGCTTCCTGAAACGTTGGAGCTTGAAGTAGATCCAGCATCGAAAACCAGCTCGCCGCTATCGCTAAAATCTCCGTCTTGGTTCAAATCCACCCATATTTTCCAGTATTCTGGATAAGAGTTTGTTCCGAACAATCCGCTAGAGAAACCCGGTTCCAAAAGTAGGTTGTAACTCACTCCTTTACTCAGAGCAAATGCAGAAGAGGTGAAGTCGCCATAACCACCGTTGTTTCCTGAATTGTTTACAAAGTTACCCAGAGTAATTTTCTTGATCCACTCATCCGAGGAGTTGTTTCCTTTAGAAGCACAGTAAGAAGGTGGGGTAGGAGGAGCTTGATCGGTAGTAAATGAAATGGATCCGCTATAGGCGCTGGTATTTCCGTTGCCACAATCAGATGCAATTCTTGCTTCATATCCTGTGCTTGCTTGTAATCCAGAAATGGTTACTGAAGTATTTGTGCTTGTAACAGTAGTCCAAGAACCACCACTTACCCTGTAATCTACAATATAAGAGCTCGCCGTAGCTTCTGCATTCCAACTTAAGACTGCGGAGTTGTGAGTAACCGATGAGCTTGCAAGTCCCGTTGGAGTATTACACGGTTGCGGAACGTCTTCCAGAATACTAACGGTATAATCCTCTACCTCACCATAGCTAAACGTTTCACAAGAAGATTGAGCAGCGTTGTACTTCATGCTCACTCTCATACGAGTGGTGGTATTCGAAAGTCCGGACTTAATTTGCATGCTGCCCGTTACGTTGGTATTCGAAGTAGATCCAGCATCAAATGCCAGTTCTCCAGCATCTGTAAAGTCGCCATCTCCGTTGTAATCTATCCAAATCTTCCAGTATTCTGGATAGCTGTTAGATCCAAATAAGCCTCCACCTGAGAAACCAGGGTCTAAGTCTATAGCATATGAGCTACCAGAAGTTACGGTTAGCGTTTGATTAGTGAAATCGGCATATCCACTATTGTTTCCGGAGTTGTGGTTAAAAGAACCAATTGTAATGGCTTGAATCCACTCATCTGATGTGCTATTTCCGCGAGATGAGCAGTAGCTGACTTGATCACTTTGGGTAGTTCCAGTTACCGTAGAGCTATAGGCACTGCTTTCGCCAGAGCAATTGGATTTTACTTGGTATTCATAGGTGGTGGAAGGAGCAAGTCCCGTATGAGCGTAGCTGGTGTTAGAGGTGGTAATGGTAGTCCAGCTTCCTCCTTGAGGTCTAAATCTTAAATCGTAAGAATTTGCAGATGAAGCAGCATTCCATGAAACATCTATACTAGTCTGGGTGGCGTTGGCTGTAGATAATCCTGTTGGAACAGCACAAACATTTCCTTCGCTACACGTAGTTAAACAGTTTGCATTTGCTACTCTATCGCGGATAAGGTCTCCAGGCAGTGGTCCAAAACCATTGTTAAAATTAATTCCATGGCTGGTAAGGTGACAGTAGCTCATAATGGTACCCCCATTTTGAGGTGCTGGTCCTGGTAAACAGGCGCCTTCCTGCGTGTAGCAATTATCAATAGGACCACCTGGCCATGAACAAGAATGGGTGTGAGGAGAACCTAAGTTGTGACCAATTTCATGGGTAATTACCTCTACTGTCCAAGAGTAGGTTGGTACATTACTGTAGTAATCATAGATACCGCTATACGCGTAATTGTATGTGTTGTTACATAAAACGTCAACATAGGCAATACCTCCGTTAGATGGCTTTAAATCGATTAAATGACCTAGGTCTCCATTAAAGTTTGGACGAGTAGCTCTAAACTGATCTAGGTTTGATGTAGAACTTGCTCCTGTATACGGTGAAGCAGTGTTCCAAACAAAAATTTCGGAAATTTTTACCGTTAAATTATCATTGGCATAAAGTGTGGCTACTTCGTTAAATACCGCTGAAATGTAGTTTTTAGCACCATTTACGGATCCTTTATTTTGGAATACGTCGTAGTCTAGTTCGAAATAAACATTTACACACTTAGAGCTATTTTTTCTGGTGTTGTCTCTACTAAATTCTCTAACCTTTCCGGTTTGTTCTTTTGCCGAACAGAAGTTTGGGAATTCCGTAGGTACCTGCCCTTCGTTGTATAAAATGTAGGTCTCGGTTGGGTTGCCCTTTTTATCTAACATCTTTCCAAGCGTGTAATTGATTCCGTCTAGCGCAATTAAGGCTTGAATTTCATCATCAAAAACCGATACACTCACAATAGAGTTAGGTGCTCCCTGAACAATCCCACGAAAAAACTTACCGCTATTTTCATTGGGAACTATTCCTTGCGGAGTATTAAGAATAAAATCGTCTGAATACAACGAAACTTCTTCAAGAATTAAATCCCAGTTTCCAGAAAAGGAGGGAATACTAATTGCGGTTAGTTCAGTATTCGACTTAAGGTGTTTCCTTAAAAGTTGGTTGTTTACAGAGAGTAGTTTGGCCTCATCAATACCTTCAGGTAAGGCAGTGAGGTTTTTGAGGTTCTCTGAAATGGGTGAAAAAGGTTGGATGGAATGAAGCGTGCTGGTCCTTTCTAATTTGGCTTCGATGGATTTAAGCACTGCTTTTTGTTGCGCATTTCCTGCTATGAATAGTAGCAGCAGGATGGCCAGACCAATGGCCCGTTTGGTAAAGTTATTCATAAAGGTGGTTTTAAGGTAACAAGATTCCAATCAGTGAGGGTGCGATTGGATTTTTGTTTGATTATTTCTTCGTTGAAATTATCTAATAATTCGTCGGATACAAGCAAAATAAGGGTCTAATTGCGTTAGGGGTCTAAAAAATTAGTCTAATGAGTTGGAATCTTGACTTTATAGTCTAAAGTAACGATGGAGTAGTATAAAAACTAAGAAAGCCTTGTTTTACAAGCTGTATAGGGTTTTTCTGGAATGATATTTGGGAAAAATGAAATTCTCCAAACAAAGTATGGGTAAATAGGATGCTAGTTAATAATATTTCCTAAAGAGTTGATTTGATCTTAAAATACCACTTAATTTTGAATTATTTTTTGTTCAGCGTATAAAATATGAGGAGCGGTCAAGGGTAGGAATTCAATAGGAAGAAGGGTAAGGGAAGTGGAGCTACTTCCCTTTTCAATTATAGATGTAAATGTTTAATAATCTTTCTGTCGAGGATTTGATGACGGTCTATATACTCTCCTTAGCAATTGTTTTATGGATTGTAGATAGTTCTTTAATTGCAGCCGACCCATACCAAGGTTTTAATTTCCTAGTTAACCAACCACTTTGGATAGCTGGATCGGTGCGGGTGAGTGCTGCAGCTTCCACAGTGTCACTTACATCGAAGATGTATATTCCTCTTAGATCTTTGCTGTCCAAAAAAGGACCCGCCATAACGAGTTTGCCTTCTTCCGAAAGCCTTTTTATGTTATCCATGTGGGCACGCTGCATTTTGGCAGTAGTGTCGGGATTTGTAGATCTGTTTTCACCCTTGTATAAAAAGGCCATTACATAGGTTTTCATGCCGTAGTCATCGGCGCCATAAGCTTTGGCTTTTAGGGAGTCAAATTTTGGAATTTCGGAGTGATGATGTTCCTTGTCTGCTGATGGGGGTGATTGCTTGCAAGCGCTTATGTTAATGATAACAGCCAATAAAAAAACCGGAAAGAAGTATTTCATGCCACCTTTTTCCGGTTAATATAACGAGTTATTGATTTTATCTTTCCTCTTCGTAAAAGATCTGGTAAAATTTCCTACCCGATTCATCTACACCTTTTTTAATCTTGCTTTTGTCGCCATGGATATAGATGTGAAAGTTTTTATCCAGCTTTAGTATGCTCTTAAATACTTTACTAGAGTTTCGTACAGCGGGTTTAGAAATGGTGAATTCCTCTCTGGGAGCAACTTCTAATTCTTCTCGCTGTTCGTTTTCGAAATTTCGAAATGAAGCGATCATGTTTGGATCTTGGAATACATTTTCTTCGAACTCTTCTTTTTTGAATTGGTCGTTCATTTTAAAGTATGCCGAAGATCTATTAAGTAAATCTATTTGATCCGTTTTATCCACCTCGTATTCATGTGGAATTTGTTGTGTGATAAAGGATTTAGTTAACGAAATCACCTGGTTGGTTGCGTTAACATGATCCTGCTTGAGTCCGACATTTACAAATTCCTTTTTCCAGAAATTGGTTTCTTTACTTACGTTGTCAATTAGCTGTATGGTAAAGGGGGCGTCGGTGTCAATAACCAAACATGCTTTGTCTAGTTTGTTGGCGCCAATTCCTTGCTTAAACTCAAGTCTACCGTGGGCTCCAGTTTCTAAAAAGCTTTCTTTTTGTTCTACCTTGTATATACCCACTGCTTGGTAATCGGCTTCATCAACGGTAACTCCCGAGTAGCGTATAATAAAAAGGTCTCCATTTCTAATGTTACCATGACTCGATACCTCGAGTAAGTGGGTGAGTACATCTTTAGTGTGTCCTTCGAGGCTAGCTTCTTCGAAAATGTTATTGCAAATGCAGTAAAGCGGGTTGAGGTCTATGTCAATGGAGTGCTGAAATTCGTAGGTTTCAGCTATGCGAGTAAAGGGTTTAAGAAAAATCTTTTTGATGATTTCTCCCTCTTCTTCATCGGGGCTGTATGTATTTGCTAGTGGGGTGTAGTCGGGATTGTCTAATTCTACTTTGTAATAGATTAACTCCTCTACAATCGCGTTTTTAATTTGCTCTATCATCTAGCGGTAATTTAAGGCAAAGTTAGCCTTAGAAAGTGTATAAATGACACTTGAGATTTATTAATTACCAACGACGTCCTAAGTGGATAATGTATCCCAATGTGAATTGAAAACCAGAAGTTAGTTCGGTGGCTCTGTCTTCCTCGTCCCGTCTATTTTGAGCAAACCATCCACCGGTTTCCCAAATAAAGTTCCCGAATTTTGTGTGTAGCTCTCCACCAATTCCCAAAGGAACTACAAAGCCATAGCGGTAGGTTTTTGGGTCGAAAAAGTATATGGTGTATCGGGATTGATCGTATTCTCCAGGCTTGTTGTTTTCGATGAGTAGCGTATATCCCAATCCAAATTTCATGTACCAGCGGTGACGCGTTCTTATGTCGCCATCACCAAGAAATTGTTTCCAGTAAAATGAAAAGTGGGAGGCTTGTAAAGTGGAATTTACCTCTACCGGTATTGATTCTCCATTATCATTTGCCGTTGCAAATACGGTGTAACGGTCATCGAGCTTTTGCGGTAAATAGAAGTTTAAATCCACTCCAAAAGCCCTGAAAACCCTACTGTATTTTCTTCTTTGATGTAAGCGAACGGTATACTCAGATCCAAGTCCAATTCCAACCGAGCTGTATTCTCCCATTCCATAGAAATGACCGGTGGGAATAACACTTATTTGCGCTTTCACATTTGAATTGGAAAGCAGGGCGCCAATGAAACACAAAATCAGTCCTCTAAGTAGTGTCGACATGTAGGAAGAAATTATGTGGGGAAACTACAAAACTAAATGCAACTATTTTAAATAGAAAGCACAACTAGTTATACCGATAACTGCGATGAGCTGGCTTACGAGATTTTGGTGTGCGGCTTTTTGTGGGTTTTCTATTGCCCGAACTTTTAGCTCTTGCGGCCTTATAGGCTTTGGACTGTCCAAAACCTTTTCTTCTACGAGATTTTGATCCAGAACTTCTACCTCCAGTATCAAAGGCAAACCTTGCTCCAGCAGCTAATATGGTTCCAGCGCCAATATTTACCTGTATTGCTTGATCATTTACTTCATTGGCTGGTAGAAAACCATTGGCTTCGCCGAATAAAAGAATATTTGGTGTAATTCTAGCTTCTAGTCCAATCCCGAGTCCAAGAGTTGGACCACCTGCTCCGTCTTCTTCATCGCGCAAAATGCGGTGGGTGTTTCTATCAAAATCTTGGTCTTGTGTACTTAGTTTGGTTTTAACTATCTGGTAATCGACAGTAGCTTTTATGTAAGAGGCTATTTTGCTATCAACATAATTGCCGAAGAAGTAGTATTTGCCAAACACGGAAAAAGCGTAAGCAGTATGGGTTTCGGTAAAAACAACATCTTGTGGTTCATCCCAACTGCTATAGGGATAGGCAGTCAATTTTTCTTCAGAAGAAATGGGAAGGAAA
The Luteibaculum oceani genome window above contains:
- a CDS encoding DUF6090 family protein — protein: MRVQRNNPSKLARFIIELCSVFLGVTLAFALNRWNEEKKLRVTEEKILTEIKNGLELDISDTEVNISGHKAGIKAATTFLKLASGKEVQKDSLLISYHTLWRNFISIQNASGYESLKSRGLEVIRNDSLRYQIITLYDFYYEMIEKLEEEYSEMQYTEHYLPEMRPILHRHLMFDENGVLVGVKNRWWLYQSEQKLYFELLNRMIENRRFTIRIYKDIQKRIQLLVSQIDKELAKID
- a CDS encoding GEVED domain-containing protein → MNNFTKRAIGLAILLLLFIAGNAQQKAVLKSIEAKLERTSTLHSIQPFSPISENLKNLTALPEGIDEAKLLSVNNQLLRKHLKSNTELTAISIPSFSGNWDLILEEVSLYSDDFILNTPQGIVPNENSGKFFRGIVQGAPNSIVSVSVFDDEIQALIALDGINYTLGKMLDKKGNPTETYILYNEGQVPTEFPNFCSAKEQTGKVREFSRDNTRKNSSKCVNVYFELDYDVFQNKGSVNGAKNYISAVFNEVATLYANDNLTVKISEIFVWNTASPYTGASSTSNLDQFRATRPNFNGDLGHLIDLKPSNGGIAYVDVLCNNTYNYAYSGIYDYYSNVPTYSWTVEVITHEIGHNLGSPHTHSCSWPGGPIDNCYTQEGACLPGPAPQNGGTIMSYCHLTSHGINFNNGFGPLPGDLIRDRVANANCLTTCSEGNVCAVPTGLSTANATQTSIDVSWNAASSANSYDLRFRPQGGSWTTITTSNTSYAHTGLAPSTTYEYQVKSNCSGESSAYSSTVTGTTQSDQVSYCSSRGNSTSDEWIQAITIGSFNHNSGNNSGYADFTNQTLTVTSGSSYAIDLDPGFSGGGLFGSNSYPEYWKIWIDYNGDGDFTDAGELAFDAGSTSNTNVTGSMQIKSGLSNTTTRMRVSMKYNAAQSSCETFSYGEVEDYTVSILEDVPQPCNTPTGLASSSVTHNSAVLSWNAEATASSYIVDYRVSGGSWTTVTSTNTSVTISGLQASTGYEARIASDCGNGNTSAYSGSISFTTDQAPPTPPSYCASKGNNSSDEWIKKITLGNFVNNSGNNGGYGDFTSSAFALSKGVSYNLLLEPGFSSGLFGTNSYPEYWKIWVDLNQDGDFSDSGELVFDAGSTSSSNVSGSFTIPSSALNGNTRLRVSMKYNGAQSPCETFSYGEVEDYTVNISSANTTASAGMQYSAGELSVELAPNPTFNIAELTIRGLATDEKSSILVSDITGRVVYQQAVVAASFNKVQLDLSNEDAGVYIVIVKSGDQKAVSRLVKK
- a CDS encoding YciI family protein; amino-acid sequence: MKYFFPVFLLAVIINISACKQSPPSADKEHHHSEIPKFDSLKAKAYGADDYGMKTYVMAFLYKGENRSTNPDTTAKMQRAHMDNIKRLSEEGKLVMAGPFLDSKDLRGIYIFDVSDTVEAAALTRTDPAIQSGWLTRKLKPWYGSAAIKELSTIHKTIAKESI
- a CDS encoding nucleoid-associated protein: MIEQIKNAIVEELIYYKVELDNPDYTPLANTYSPDEEEGEIIKKIFLKPFTRIAETYEFQHSIDIDLNPLYCICNNIFEEASLEGHTKDVLTHLLEVSSHGNIRNGDLFIIRYSGVTVDEADYQAVGIYKVEQKESFLETGAHGRLEFKQGIGANKLDKACLVIDTDAPFTIQLIDNVSKETNFWKKEFVNVGLKQDHVNATNQVISLTKSFITQQIPHEYEVDKTDQIDLLNRSSAYFKMNDQFKKEEFEENVFQDPNMIASFRNFENEQREELEVAPREEFTISKPAVRNSSKVFKSILKLDKNFHIYIHGDKSKIKKGVDESGRKFYQIFYEEER